TCATCCCGCGCCGATCCTCGAATCTCCCGCGCGGCGCTCCTCGAGCGTCGATCGAGGAGATCGCGGCACGCTTCCGAAGTATATAGGACACTCGCTCATCGGAGGCATGCGATGCGTAGGCTCCGTCATCTGCTGTTGACGCTGGCTCCGGCGCTCCTGTTGATCGTCAGCATCCTGCCGCCGACGACGCGGGCGCAGAGTCCGGCACGGGGAGGGACCCTCACCGTCGGAGTCCAGGCCGACTTGAAAACCCTCGATCCGCACCAGTCGGCGCTGACGCTCACCTATGTGGATCTCAGTCCGATCTTCCAGACCCTCGTGGACCTCGGCCCGAACCTCGACCTTCGCCCGCTGCTTGCCACGTCGTGGAAGGTCGGGCCGGACAACCTCACCTGGACGTTCAATCTCCGTCACGGTGTCCTCTTCCACAACGGCCGCGAACTGACCTCGCGCGACGTCAAATTCAGCCTTGAACGCATCCTCGACCCAAAGACCGGCGCGCGCGGCCGCGGCGATCTGAGCGCCGTCGACTCGATCGCTACGCCGGATCCGTACACCGTCCAGTTCAAGCTGAAGTCGCCGTTCGGCGTGTTTCCCACCAAACTCGCCACGACGTACCAGGCCATCCTCCCCGTCGAAGCGGTCAACCGCGCCACGAACGAGATGATCAAGCCGATCGGGACCGGGCCGTTCGCGTTTGTCGAGTGGAAGACCAACGACCACCTCACGATGCGCCGGTTCGATCGCTACTGGGAGAAGGGGAAGCCGTACCTCGACGAGGTCGTGATCAAACCGATCCCCGACGAGACCGTCCGGCTGACCGCCCTGCAGACGGGCGACGTCAACCTCATCATGGGCGTCCCGCAGGCGCGGATCCAAGACCTCTTCGCCCACCCCTCGAACGACTACGTGATCCGGCTTGTGCGCGGCGGAGCGGGGCAGGGTGTGGTGATCCTCAACACCCGCCACAAACCCTTCGATAACCTCAAAATCCGTCAGGCGGTGGCCTACGCCCTCAACAAGCAGGAATTGACCGAAGCCGCGTATCGGGGATGGGGACGTCCGGTCAACCAGAACTTCGCCCCGTCGTCCCCCTGGTACCTCAAGGTCAAGGACCGGGCCACGGATCTGGCAAAGTCCAAGCAGCTGCTCAGCGAGGCCGGCATGCCCAACGGCTTCAAGACGAGCGCCACCGTCGGGAATGGCTACGACCTCCCGGCCGTGGCGCAGGTGTATCAGGCGCAGCTGCGACGGGTGGGTATCGATGTCGCGCTGCAGGTGTTCGACATCCCCACGTGGGCGAAGCGGGTTGACAGCGGCGACTTCGACATGGAGAACACGGGATTCTTTGCGAAGGTGGATCCCGACGATGGCTACTACCGATATCTCCACTCCAACGGCGGCGTCTGGCAGCTGAGCGGGTTCCTGGCCAACCCCACGCTCGACCGCCTGCTCGATGACGGGCGCGCCGAGTCCGACACCGAAAAGCGC
This DNA window, taken from bacterium, encodes the following:
- a CDS encoding ABC transporter substrate-binding protein, coding for MRRLRHLLLTLAPALLLIVSILPPTTRAQSPARGGTLTVGVQADLKTLDPHQSALTLTYVDLSPIFQTLVDLGPNLDLRPLLATSWKVGPDNLTWTFNLRHGVLFHNGRELTSRDVKFSLERILDPKTGARGRGDLSAVDSIATPDPYTVQFKLKSPFGVFPTKLATTYQAILPVEAVNRATNEMIKPIGTGPFAFVEWKTNDHLTMRRFDRYWEKGKPYLDEVVIKPIPDETVRLTALQTGDVNLIMGVPQARIQDLFAHPSNDYVIRLVRGGAGQGVVILNTRHKPFDNLKIRQAVAYALNKQELTEAAYRGWGRPVNQNFAPSSPWYLKVKDRATDLAKSKQLLSEAGMPNGFKTSATVGNGYDLPAVAQVYQAQLRRVGIDVALQVFDIPTWAKRVDSGDFDMENTGFFAKVDPDDGYYRYLHSNGGVWQLSGFLANPTLDRLLDDGRAESDTEKRKAIYAKVVEIVQEESSMLIYGSGDTAVGWRTTVRGFAPQIIGALSYPGGGVQETWISK